Proteins from a single region of Phycisphaeraceae bacterium D3-23:
- the dprA gene encoding DNA-processing protein DprA, with translation MPESTQATSEIADAATRAMLALVLTHGLGPRLIARAVDKCGSAMGVLGATAATLGEVEGISKKNAGKLKRAIDDAAAPGGAAERELALAAKHNAAVVAIDGPGYPALLKVIPDAPPVLWVKGRLSADDALSLAIVGSRKCSHYGREQADLIANGLAHAGVTVVSGGAYGIDIAAHEGALRAAKGGAAASGGRTVAVLGSGLAKPYPSEHVGLLRAIVEEGGACGAVVSEFPMLTEPRPENFLRRNRIISGLSLGVLVVEAGKRSGALSTARRCVDEHGRELMALPGRVDSAYAFGCHQIIREGWGQLVTGVSDILDVIGGEAPMLDAARELCATPDSDAAALSSKRATASPMQASPESQKILETLDEPRSLDEIAAWTGLAAGQVQGELTMLEIRGAVKRQGGLFVRRR, from the coding sequence ATGCCCGAATCGACACAGGCCACCAGCGAAATCGCCGATGCCGCGACGCGCGCGATGCTCGCGCTGGTGTTGACGCACGGGCTGGGGCCGCGCCTGATCGCAAGGGCGGTCGACAAGTGCGGCTCCGCGATGGGCGTGCTGGGTGCGACGGCGGCGACACTTGGCGAAGTCGAGGGCATCTCGAAAAAGAACGCGGGCAAGCTCAAACGCGCGATCGACGACGCCGCGGCTCCGGGCGGCGCGGCCGAGCGCGAGCTGGCGCTGGCGGCGAAGCACAACGCGGCGGTGGTGGCGATCGATGGGCCGGGCTACCCCGCGCTCCTGAAGGTGATCCCCGACGCGCCGCCGGTGCTGTGGGTGAAGGGTCGGTTGTCGGCGGACGATGCGCTGTCGCTGGCGATCGTCGGGTCGCGCAAGTGCTCGCACTACGGCCGGGAGCAGGCGGACCTGATCGCCAACGGGCTCGCGCATGCCGGGGTCACGGTCGTGTCGGGCGGGGCGTACGGCATCGACATCGCGGCGCACGAGGGCGCGCTCCGCGCGGCCAAGGGCGGCGCGGCCGCGTCGGGTGGGCGGACGGTTGCGGTGCTCGGTTCGGGATTAGCGAAGCCATATCCATCCGAACATGTTGGTCTACTGCGTGCGATCGTTGAAGAGGGCGGTGCATGCGGCGCCGTAGTGAGCGAGTTCCCGATGCTGACCGAGCCGAGGCCCGAGAATTTTCTGCGCCGAAACCGCATCATCTCCGGGCTGTCGCTGGGCGTGCTCGTTGTTGAGGCGGGCAAGCGCAGCGGCGCGTTGAGCACGGCCAGGCGCTGCGTCGACGAGCACGGGCGCGAGCTGATGGCGCTGCCCGGCCGGGTCGACTCGGCGTATGCGTTCGGCTGCCACCAGATCATCCGCGAGGGCTGGGGCCAGCTCGTGACGGGGGTGTCAGACATCCTCGACGTAATCGGCGGTGAGGCGCCGATGCTGGATGCGGCGCGTGAGCTGTGCGCGACGCCTGATTCTGATGCGGCGGCGCTGTCCTCGAAGCGGGCGACGGCGTCGCCGATGCAGGCGAGCCCCGAGTCGCAGAAGATTTTAGAGACGCTCGATGAGCCGAGGTCGCTCGATGAGATCGCCGCATGGACGGGGCTCGCCGCCGGGCAGGTTCAGGGCGAGCTGACGATGCTCGAAATCCGCGGCGCGGTGAAACGGCAGGGCGGACTGTTCGTGCGTCGGCGGTAG
- a CDS encoding zf-TFIIB domain-containing protein produces the protein MQCPKCSAEMKTQAVDGIEVDQCTGCGGMWFDLREHDRLREKGGKAVASLDSGDRAKGAANNEERDIDCPRCGVQMVKLAHHEQTHIHYEQCATCGGAYFDAGEFDDLRELTLGERVKRLLPGLRRG, from the coding sequence ATGCAGTGCCCGAAATGTAGCGCCGAAATGAAGACGCAGGCCGTCGATGGGATCGAGGTCGATCAGTGCACCGGCTGCGGGGGGATGTGGTTCGACCTGCGCGAGCACGACCGCCTGCGGGAGAAGGGCGGCAAGGCGGTCGCATCGCTCGACTCGGGCGACCGCGCCAAAGGCGCGGCGAACAACGAAGAGCGCGACATCGACTGCCCGCGCTGCGGCGTGCAGATGGTTAAGCTCGCCCACCACGAGCAGACGCACATCCACTACGAGCAGTGCGCGACGTGTGGCGGGGCGTACTTCGATGCCGGGGAGTTCGATGACCTGCGCGAGCTGACGCTGGGCGAGCGTGTGAAACGCCTGCTGCCGGGGCTGCGTCGCGGGTAG